A region of Paractinoplanes abujensis DNA encodes the following proteins:
- a CDS encoding C40 family peptidase produces the protein MRRAAVVRSLVCAAVAVGIVFSGPVAAQATPSPSSVEAQIDKQWNELEPVIEKYNDVHGTLIKNKAQQKQLTAQLKPLQTQVDAAMRQVRGLAVDAYKQGSPNALNAMLISGSPTGLTDKLMYLDQLARHQQEQIADVAALRDKLAATKADLDVVTKENAARDADLAKRKKAIEAKITSLQKLRIQAYGASGAEDGPFKTGPCPVDYTNDKGGRAAQRACDLIGLPYVFGSAGPNSYDCSGLTQEAWASVGVHLDHYTKDQWNQGRPVSEDELQPGDLVFYYPGSLHHVAIYIGGGMVVHAPHTGDHVRMATIDRGPIAGYRRPG, from the coding sequence GTGCGTCGCGCCGCAGTTGTGCGCAGCCTGGTCTGCGCCGCCGTCGCGGTCGGGATCGTCTTCTCCGGACCCGTCGCCGCGCAGGCAACGCCCTCGCCGTCCTCGGTCGAGGCGCAGATCGACAAGCAGTGGAACGAGCTCGAACCGGTCATCGAGAAGTACAACGACGTGCACGGCACGTTGATCAAGAACAAGGCCCAGCAGAAGCAGCTGACCGCTCAGCTGAAGCCGCTGCAGACGCAGGTCGACGCCGCGATGCGGCAGGTGCGCGGGCTCGCGGTCGACGCCTACAAGCAGGGCTCGCCCAACGCGCTCAACGCCATGCTGATCAGCGGCTCGCCGACCGGCCTGACCGACAAGCTGATGTACCTGGACCAGCTCGCCCGGCACCAGCAGGAGCAGATCGCCGACGTCGCCGCGCTGCGTGACAAGCTGGCGGCCACCAAGGCCGACCTGGACGTGGTGACCAAGGAGAACGCCGCCCGCGACGCCGACCTGGCCAAGCGCAAGAAGGCGATCGAAGCCAAGATCACGTCGCTGCAGAAGCTGCGGATCCAGGCCTACGGTGCGTCGGGCGCGGAGGACGGACCGTTCAAGACCGGCCCGTGCCCGGTGGACTACACCAACGACAAGGGCGGCCGCGCGGCCCAGCGGGCCTGCGACCTGATCGGCCTGCCCTACGTCTTCGGCTCGGCCGGCCCCAACTCGTACGACTGCTCGGGTCTGACCCAGGAGGCGTGGGCGAGTGTCGGGGTGCACCTGGACCACTACACGAAAGACCAGTGGAACCAGGGCCGGCCGGTCTCCGAGGACGAGCTGCAACCAGGTGACCTGGTCTTCTACTATCCGGGCAGCCTGCATCACGTGGCCATCTACATCGGCGGCGGCATGGTCGTGCACGCGCCGCACACGGGCGACCACGTGCGCATGGCGACGATCGACCGCGGCCCGATCGCGGGTTACCGCCGGCCCGGCTAG
- a CDS encoding AAA family ATPase yields MSDSPLIDSLTAAVEARPDDLTLRLHLAELLVGAGRGGEAIGHAAQVLAREPGNAAAQKLMTSALGGPAPSAPPPAAPPPAAPASAAPAEAVDWAAMEQDLGDIVPPRFSHEQEPVRGHEDRTFDIEKSTITLADVGGMQEVKKRLEISFLGPLKNPGLRTLFGKSLRGGLLLYGPPGCGKTFLARAVAGEMGAAFISLSITDVLNMWVGSSERNLHDLFQSARGHAPCVLFLDEIDALGHKRSQLNSSSMRTVVNQLLTELDGVDGNNDGVFVLAATNAPWDIDSALRRPGRLDRTLLVLPPDKPARAAILQYHLRDRPVAGVDLGRVADATENYSGADLAHVCETAAEFAMRDSIATGEIRMINQQDMLAAAREVRPSTDGWFATARNVAMFANESGEYDDLAAYLKKRKNR; encoded by the coding sequence ATGAGCGACTCGCCCTTGATCGACAGCCTCACCGCGGCCGTCGAGGCCCGGCCCGACGACCTGACGCTGCGCCTGCACCTGGCCGAGCTGCTGGTCGGCGCGGGGCGGGGCGGCGAGGCGATCGGGCACGCCGCTCAGGTCCTGGCCCGTGAACCGGGCAACGCCGCCGCCCAGAAGCTGATGACGTCCGCCCTGGGCGGCCCGGCCCCTTCCGCTCCGCCGCCCGCGGCTCCGCCGCCCGCCGCCCCGGCGTCCGCCGCTCCGGCCGAGGCCGTCGACTGGGCCGCCATGGAGCAGGATCTCGGCGACATCGTCCCGCCCCGCTTCTCGCACGAGCAGGAGCCGGTGCGGGGCCACGAGGACCGCACGTTCGACATCGAGAAGTCCACCATCACGCTGGCCGACGTCGGTGGCATGCAGGAGGTCAAGAAGCGTCTCGAGATCTCGTTCCTCGGGCCGTTGAAGAACCCCGGACTCCGCACGCTGTTCGGCAAGAGTCTGCGCGGCGGCCTGCTGCTCTACGGCCCGCCCGGCTGCGGCAAGACCTTCCTGGCCCGCGCGGTGGCCGGCGAGATGGGGGCCGCCTTCATCTCCCTGTCGATCACCGACGTGCTCAACATGTGGGTCGGCAGCTCCGAGCGCAACCTGCACGACCTGTTCCAGTCGGCCCGGGGCCACGCCCCCTGCGTGCTGTTCCTCGACGAGATCGACGCCCTCGGCCACAAGCGCAGCCAGCTCAACTCGTCCTCGATGCGGACGGTGGTCAATCAGCTGCTGACCGAGCTGGACGGCGTCGACGGCAACAACGACGGCGTGTTCGTGCTGGCCGCCACCAACGCGCCGTGGGACATCGACTCCGCGTTGCGCCGCCCCGGCCGGCTCGACCGCACCCTGCTGGTGCTGCCGCCCGACAAGCCGGCCCGCGCCGCCATCCTGCAGTACCACCTGCGCGACCGCCCGGTGGCCGGCGTCGATCTGGGCCGGGTGGCCGACGCGACCGAGAACTACTCGGGCGCCGACCTGGCGCACGTGTGCGAGACCGCGGCCGAGTTCGCGATGCGCGACTCGATCGCCACCGGCGAGATCCGCATGATCAACCAGCAGGACATGCTGGCCGCCGCGCGCGAGGTCCGCCCGTCCACCGACGGCTGGTTCGCCACCGCCCGCAACGTGGCGATGTTCGCCAACGAGTCGGGGGAGTACGACGACCTCGCGGCCTACCTGAAGAAGCGCAAGAACCGGTGA